TGGCATACAAAATACTCCATCATCGATACGGGGAGGGTGCGCCAAATGAAGGTCTGCATCTATGGGGCGGGCGCCATCGGTGGATATATGGGCGTGCAGTTGGCCCTGGCGGGGGCCGAGGTCAGTCTCGTCGCGCGCGGCGCCCATTTGGACGCCATGCGTCAGAATGGCGTGAAGCTGCTCATCGGGGGCGAGGAGCGGGTGGCGCAGGTGAACGCCACGGACGATCCCGCGACGCTCGGGCCGCAGGATTATGTGATCATCGCCCTCAAGGCCCATTCGGTGCCGGGCGTGGTCGAGCGCATGCGCCCTCTGCTGGGCAACGACACCTCGGTGGTGACGGCCGTGAACGGCGTGCCCTACTGGTACTTCTACAAGCATGGCGGCGCGCTTGAAGGCCGCACGCTGGAAAGCATCGATCCCGGCGGACGCCAGTGGGACGTGCTGAAGCCCGAACGCGCCATCGGCTGCATCGTCTATCCCGCCACCGAAGTTGTGGCCCCCGGCGTGATCCAGCACGTCTACGGTGACAAGTTCCCCCTGGGTGAGCCCTCCGGGGACCGCTCCGAGCGGGTGGAACGGCTTGCCGCCATGATGAACAAGTCGGGCCTGCGGGCACCCGTGATGGACAATATCCGCGACGAGCTATGGCTGAAGCTGTGGGGCAATCTGTGCTTCAACCCCATCAGCGCGCTCACCCACGCCACCCTGGATGTCATCGCCGCCGACCCGGACACCCGCGCCGTCGCCCGTTCCATGATGCTGGAGGCGCAGGCCATCGCCAGCCGGCTCGGGGTCAATTTCCGCGTGGATGTGGAACGGCGCATCAATGGCGCGGGCGCGGTGGGGGCCCACAAGACCTCCATGCTCCAGGACCTGGAACGCAGCCGACCCATGGAGATCGATCCGCTGGTGACGGTAGTGCAGGAAATGGGGCGGCTGCTGGAGATGCCCACCCCCACCCTCGACGTGGTGCTGGCCCTGGTGCGCCAGAGGGCGGCCATGGCGGGCCTCGGCGACCACCTGTCGTCGCCGCCGCTCACCGCCGCCCGCCTGCCGGCGGTGGCCACCAAGCACTGAGGGTTCCGGCAACAAAAAAGGGACCCGCGCCAGACGGCGCGGGTCCCTTTTTTTGTTCAGCCGACGCCCACAGCCCCGGGCGGCAGGCCGCAGGACTCACTCGTCCGCGACGGCCACGTTCGGACCGGCAGCGGTGGTCGCGCCGGTGCTGAGAGCAACGCCCGTAATGGCGTAGCCGAGAACCAGGACAGCGAAGACGGCAATGCGCTTCAACATGGAAAATCTCATGTCATCTGGACGAGGGACGGTCTCGCACGGGCCACGTGCGCACCGCCACGGTGTCGCCTAAAGGGTTCTCAAGACGTTAAGATCGGACCGCACCGGCCGCACACCGGCACCGTCTTCTCCCGACACAGTTAATGCGCCGCGCCGCTTCCGGTTCCCCAAATCGCAGCGCAGCAATTGCGGCGCACGGGATAGCGCAGCCGTTTGGCTCCGTCGAGCCATACGATGGAGGGGAGACACCATCCCTTCGCATTATTTTACCTCTCCGCGACCCCCGAAAGCCGATGGTTCAAGACCGGTTGCAAATATGTCTCGCCGGCTGGAATAAGAAGCGCCCCGAGCCGGGCCTGCGCGCCCCGGCTTTTCCCCAGAGGCGCGAGACTCTAGAGGAGGGGCGACTTCGCTTCCCACACGAGACCCCCGCATGCTGCGCAAGCTCTACGACTGGGTGATTGCCTATTCTTCTCGCCCGTCGGCCCCCTGGGCGCTCGGCATCGTATCTTTCGCGGAAAGCTCGGTCTTCCCCATCCCCCCCGACGTGCTCCAGGTGCCCATGACCCTGGCGCGACCGGAAAAGGCCTGGACCTACGCGTTGATCGCCACGCTCTCCTCGGTGGCAGGCGGCCTCGTGGGCTATGCCATCGGCGCCCTGCTCTATGACAGCGTCGGCCTCTTCCTGATCAATCTTTACGGCTATGGCAGCAAGGTGGAGACCTTCCGCCACGCTTATGCCCAATATGGCCATTGGGTGATCCTGCTGAAGGGCCTCACCCCCATCCCCTACAAGCTGGTGACCATCACGTCCGGTTTCGCGGACTACAGCCTGTTCTGGTTCGTGGTGCTCTCGCTCATCACCCGCGGTGCGCGCTTCTTCCTGCTGGCGGCCCTGCTGCGCTATTTCGGCCCGGCGGCGCGCAATTTCATCGAGAAGCGGCTGGGGCTGGTCACGCTCGGCCTGTTCGCGGTGGTGGTGATCGGGCTGGTGGCGGCGGTCTATCTGTTCTGACCTTTGCCTCCCTGACATGAAAAAACGCCCGGCCTGCGTGCGCAGGCCGGGCGTTTTTCGTTTCGCAGACGGGATCGGCGGCTCAGCGCGGCAAAGTGGTCGCGCCCATCAGATCCTTGTCGATGGCATGCGCCGCCTGCCGCCCCTCGCGGATGGCCCAGACCACCAGCGACTGGCCGCGCCGCATGTCGCCCGCCGCATAA
This genomic interval from Aquabacter sp. L1I39 contains the following:
- a CDS encoding YqaA family protein, whose amino-acid sequence is MLRKLYDWVIAYSSRPSAPWALGIVSFAESSVFPIPPDVLQVPMTLARPEKAWTYALIATLSSVAGGLVGYAIGALLYDSVGLFLINLYGYGSKVETFRHAYAQYGHWVILLKGLTPIPYKLVTITSGFADYSLFWFVVLSLITRGARFFLLAALLRYFGPAARNFIEKRLGLVTLGLFAVVVIGLVAAVYLF
- a CDS encoding 2-dehydropantoate 2-reductase; the encoded protein is MKVCIYGAGAIGGYMGVQLALAGAEVSLVARGAHLDAMRQNGVKLLIGGEERVAQVNATDDPATLGPQDYVIIALKAHSVPGVVERMRPLLGNDTSVVTAVNGVPYWYFYKHGGALEGRTLESIDPGGRQWDVLKPERAIGCIVYPATEVVAPGVIQHVYGDKFPLGEPSGDRSERVERLAAMMNKSGLRAPVMDNIRDELWLKLWGNLCFNPISALTHATLDVIAADPDTRAVARSMMLEAQAIASRLGVNFRVDVERRINGAGAVGAHKTSMLQDLERSRPMEIDPLVTVVQEMGRLLEMPTPTLDVVLALVRQRAAMAGLGDHLSSPPLTAARLPAVATKH